AAATAAATCCACTCAACTCCCAATTGTaaataagagggggagaagtatgGCCATAAGGCAGGATTATTCATTGCTAACAATAGAAGGCTTTCCTTCTAAGATAGTAAATGCAGGTCAACCCATAGTTGGCGACACCTTGTGGGTAAATATTGGTTATAACCTGGTGGATGAATGTCATCCACAAACCTGGCTCAGAGGTACACCTAAATACTGATGTTAGGATATCGGAAAGCCATGACTCTCATTTCAGGAAGTCATGATGAGTCTTTAATGGTATTTTTGAGTCTTGATAGACTGGAGAATTTTATGAAACAAAGGCTACACGTGTCGACACATATTTTTCTGAATAAATTGTATACAACATTCCAAGTCATCCAATTAATAAGACCATGGCAGAGTGTTTTGAACACTCTTATTGGAACTTGTTGAATGAAGTAGTACATACAGAGATAGTTTTGCTCACCAAGAAAGAGATGGTTTAGCCTATGGAGCTAACATCTCAAGGTATCTTTACTGTGGGAAACATAAGTGTTTTCATCCTAGAATGgtttgagaacaatatggtGGTGAGATACAAAGCAAGACTAGTAGCATAAGGGGTTTACGCAAAGCCCAGGCACTTAGTTTTAGTGCAAATTATTCTCCTAAACAATTGTTACAAATTTTCGATACTATCTTTTGATTGGCAGTACAAAAGCATTTATCTTTGCAGTTGATAGTTGATAGATGTAGTGATTTCATATATTTATATGATCACTTGATTTGGTATATTTGTGAAGCTTCCAGGAAGGAGTTCACATACCCAAACCTCATACATAAAATTGCAACATATATTGTGTATTGCTTAAGTCAATATATGGCTTAGAGCAGTTAAGTCGAATTTGGTACAATCGACTTTGTCTGTATTCCTTAAAGTTAAGGGATACAAGGTTGATTACACGTGGGTGTTCATTTTTTATGTCCTTGACTGGACTTTATAGTCTTATATGGTGGTCATAAATTTGACACCATTTGTAATGAACACACATTGATAGCACGTGATAATAAAAAGACGGAGTTTAAGatggaagatatagactaaaccaatattttattttgtatttaTGATCTAAGCATCTTCTTTCAAGGTTTTGTATAAAGCTTCTATATCCAGATCATATTGGGCGATTCAATATGAAggtatcctatggttgttcaaTCTCTAGAAGAGAGAAAAGTTATTGTATGCCATAGTGATTGAGATGAGATAATAGGACATATGGTTCATTATCTCCGTGCTATTGATGCGCTAATATATCTTGCAAAAGTTCCCGGCCGGATATTATTTTTGCAAAGATTTGCTTTCTAGTAGTAGCGCTAGTCCAACCAAATATTGAAAGATTGGAATTAAGAGTATCTTTTGATATCTCAAATAGCACATGTGATCTTGGTATAATCCATGATCCGATTATATGGATATAATGATTCTGGTTATCTCTAAGATCCCAAAATCCAGATCATTTGAAGGCTTAATGTACATATGGAAAGACCATTTTGTAATAGTTTTTAACTAGACATTTAATGCTCAATTCTGATAATCATTCTGATATTGTATTGCACAAGGCTTCACATAAATGTGTATAGCTTGACAGAATGATATATCACATATTGATGTTATGTGGTATTGATTCTATTGAATCAATAGTCATTACCTATAAAAGATAATGCAACTTGTGTTGTGTAGATGAAGACAAGTTACACTTAGTGTAATATTTTTGCACTAAGATGGTTCTGCTCCATAAGTAATATAGACATGCGAACACTTGCAAACTAAGTAATGTGATAATCTCGCGGAGATATTCATAGAATCTGCCATACTCCACATTTATTATGTGTTGAGTCCATTGGTATGAAATTACTTTGAGATTTGCAAATATCAGGGGGAGAGTCTCTCTGAATAGTAACTTGTTGCAAACATCATATTGCACTCTTTTCTTTCTATGAGTTTTTCCCTTggggtttctcatataaagtttttaacgAGGCAATATCAACACAAGGTCATGTCATATCATCCATTTTTCCCATTgggtttttggtggatgatactCAGACATAATATGCattgtactcttttctttatgtgaGTTTTCCCTTTgaggtttctcatataaagtttttgatgagGCAATGACAGCGTAAAGGTATATGTTATATCATCTATTTTCCCCACAGGGGTTTTTGGAAGATGATATTTGAAGCATATTGATCATAAGGTCAAGGTGTTATTAGACTAAAACTTTGGGTTTGTCTCAAGGGTCTACTAACATTGATAAGGCTTAGTTTGGAAGCCCATATCCCGGCGGGGATCCCCGTCGCTTCCCCGGTTGGCAGCCCACGCGGAATTCGTCCCCGTGGAGTCCAATATGCACCTTTGGAAGCCCGCTGTGTAGGGATTTGCTGCCCGGGTGAGCCCAATTCCTCCGCGGAATCGCGCCCGGACTACAGACATTGGGGAGAACTCCCCCCGTCCCCCACTCGTCGCTTCGTTCCTCTCGCCCCGCGAGGTCAAgcgggggagcgccgccgccgccaccgcctgatCTCCTCCGACGACCTCGTAACGGCAAGCTTCCCCTCCGGACCAGGTGATGCTCCCCTTCCCTTCCCGTCCCCTGCATCTTCTTGCCCCAGCTAGGgtttctcctctcctctcctctcctcacaCCGTTTCTTGTAGATCTTGCAAGAAGCCGCGGCCCTACGGCGGCCGGGAGGGACCTGACGTCGAGCTCCGGGGCCACTTTGTAGGTATGTACGCGCTTCCTCACTCGACTTGCTCGCTCGCTTGCTCTGCGCTACGCCCACCGCGGCCTTCCCAATCgacgaccaccaccaccccgcctCCTCCAATGGCCGTGCCctcccacctccacctcctggaCTACGCGGCTCGTAGAATTTCTCTGCACTGCAACATTTCTACAGCTAGCTCTATTAAACACTTGCTGCCATAATCAGTTTTTTGTGTGTAGAGCACTTGCTGCCATTATCAGATTTTGTCAATGTTTGTAGAACACTTGCTGCTAGAATATGTTTTTGTCAATATTTGTAGAACAACTGCTACTAGAATTAGTTTTTTGTCAATATGTGTTGAACACTTGCTTCTTATGAGCAGAACACTTGCTGCCAAAATCAGTTCCATCATTTGATTCAAAAGTCAAAACATATTAGCTGATTGTTTCTTCCTTATTCTGTTGCTGTATCAGCTACCAGACATGGATGTCCTTACTATCTTGAACCAAAACATTTTCACTAATTGTGTTACCTATCCTGTAGCTGTGTAAACAAACAACTAAATACACCTAGATGGCTGGGTTTAGTCTGTTTCATTATTATTTTTCTTGGTACTCATGTACCCAAATGAGTTTTGCCAAATTTCTTGTAAGCTTTCCTTGTTTACATGTCTGGCAAACTCACCATAATTATCTAGTATCTATTCTATTTTTTTAGGCATTACCTTAGCTGTTGCTGCCTTGTACCATGTTAGTAAATAATAATTTACTGAATAATATTATCTATATACTAGATCATGGACTCTTGGGAAGAGGAAATTAGGAGATTCAtgttagaggaagaagaagaggatgatgaATTATTTTTTGTTCTGGTCCCCGCACTTCAATTGGGCATGTATGATGAGAAAGAGCCAGAGCACACCTCAGTTTTGACCAGTCCAAAATATGTCAAAGAAGTCTTAGAAGGTCATGAGAGGTGGTGTAAAGTGGACTTTAGGATGGAGTTTGAGATTTTTATTGCTATAGTACACTTTCTTAGAGTGGAGAATCTATTACATGACACGCGTGGTGTTATGATTGAAGAGCAGTTTGCAATGTTTATGTTCATGCTCTCTCATAATGCGAGCACCGAGAGGCTAAAAAAGAGATTCCAACATAGTGGTGAGACTATACATAGGAAAATTACAGAGTTCTTCGATATAATTCCAGCCCTTACTCATAAGTTTCTGAAGCTTCCAGATGTATACCAAACACATGTCAAGATTGTGTCCGACCCTCGATATATGCCTTTCTTCCAGGTTAGTTATAGGTACTAGATACTTGGCCCAATCATAACCGCAGAACACATGATTCCAACACTCATTCCttgatttaattttttttactgcAGAACTGCATTGGTGCTATAGATGGCACCCACATCCCTATCACCATTGCAGAAGAAAAGGCACCTCTTTACAGAAACAGGAAAGGAACATTGTCACAAAATGTGATGTGCGCATGTGATTTTGATCTGAAATTCACTTTCATATCATGTGGATGGGAGGGATCCGCATCTGATGCAGGAGTTCTACGGTCTGCTCGTAATAAGGGATTTAATGTGCCGGTGGGGAAGTTCTACCTTGTTGATGCTAGATATGCAAATACACCCTCATTCATTGCTCCATATAGAGGAGTTAGATACCACCTTAGTGAGTTCAGGAGGCATAGGTCATATGCAATAATGTAATCTAGTACTATTATTTTATACGAAATGTAATGTACTCTATGTGTACTGTGTAAGACATATTATATATTGTAATAATGTCATTGGATATGCTTTGGGACATGCAGCCATGTCAGGTGATGTTTCAAGGGCTGCTTGGAACTCCACATACGAGAAAGGGCTTGTTGAAATATTACATGAGTACAAGGATAACCCAAAATATAAAGGTCAGAATAGTTGGTCATCAGAAGGGTGGAGGATTATCACAGCCAAGTTCAATGAGAGCTTTCCCATAGCTCACTTCACAAAGAAACAAATTCAAGAAAAGGAGAAGGAGCTTAAAGGTAACTACATGACACTAAGAGATGCAAAAAAGGAAAGTGGTAATGGCTGGAATGAATCTTTGTGCATGATACTTGCCGAACCAAAAATCTGGGAGAAGTTAATTAAGGTAAGCTATTTGGTATATAAAATGTAGTTAATGCTGCATTTATATTACCTATACTGTGTAAGAAAATGTTGAGAACTAATTATACTTTTTATTCAATAGAACCATCCAAAAGTAGCAAAGTTTCGCAAAAAAGCCATTTCCTCTCTTTTACCAATTGGAAGCACTATATGAAGGTGAAGTTCTCTCACCTAATTTGTTACTTTCAGCACTTAATATGTTGTTTGTAGGATCTAGTATGATATTTTTAGCAATTATTCTATTACTCTCAGCAGCTAATATGATATGAATTATACTTTATTAGTATAGGAAGTATTGCCACAGGGAATCTAAACTTCACTTCAATTCAGCAAAAGGATCCTTTTGACGATGCTCCTATGGCTGCTCCAAGGCTTGCTCCTATGGCTGCTCCTGCTGAGAGAAGTATCTCGGAACAAAGCTTCCACAGTGATCTT
This window of the Panicum virgatum strain AP13 chromosome 1K, P.virgatum_v5, whole genome shotgun sequence genome carries:
- the LOC120701161 gene encoding uncharacterized protein LOC120701161, whose product is MDSWEEEIRRFMLEEEEEDDELFFVLVPALQLGMYDEKEPEHTSVLTSPKYVKEVLEGHERWCKVDFRMEFEIFIAIVHFLRVENLLHDTRGVMIEEQFAMFMFMLSHNASTERLKKRFQHSGETIHRKITEFFDIIPALTHKFLKLPDVYQTHVKIVSDPRYMPFFQVSYRY